The genomic stretch TACCGTGCAGATTTTATGAGGAAATTATTCTTTGCATAGATATAAGTAGGTTGAGAAACGCTTTTTTGAGTGTTGCGGGAGTTCTCGTCCCGGCTAACTCCTATGAGGAGCCCGCCTGGAACGTCATGGGGGGCGGGATAAGGTGTGGCTGTCACTGTGGGAAAGCTGCACTTCGGCAGCTAGGAACAGAAATTTTACGGTCGGCTAAACAAAGGGTATTCGTCAAAATTGATGGGTTCGTTAAAAGTCCCAAAAACTTTTTTTATCGCAATTAACTGATTTGTCTGCACTTATGCCGAAGCCCCTTGGTTTTTTACCTGACCATTGAAATTATCGGCGAGCAATTCATCTTCTGTTCATATTGTTTCGATATAATAAAAGAGAACATAAGGGATGGCAATACAGAAACAGCGCCACCTGAAATTTTTATTCATCCTAATAAATGAGGACAGGCACCATGAACAATTGTACGAAATCCCCCCGACATTCTGCTACAGGAAAAATGATAACCGGTTTGTTTGCGTTGGCTGCTCTGCTGACCTGCCTGTTCAGTGCGGGCACAGTTGAGGCCAGCAGAGGGAGTAGAGGGGAGAGTAAAATCTATGGCATAATCGACAGTATGCCGAATGCAGGCTTGAATGGTACATGGATTATCAGCGGCCGTGAAGTTGAGGTAACTGACAGAACACGGATCAAGGAAAAACATGGTCAGGCCGCAAAAGGGCGGTACGTAGAGGTAGAAGGTTCCTGGGAAGGTAACCGATTTATAGCGTATGAGCTTGAGGTGGAACGTAACAGAGAGAATCGGCGTGACCGGCGTGATCGCCGTTCTTGAGGTAAGTGTGAAATCCCGCGCTGCCAGCGGCGCGGGATTAATAGCTTAATTTCAAACACCTGAGTATTTATTTCGAAACTAGGTCATGTGTATTTTTTACCCACCACTCTCAGGGGGAAGGATAAAACTTACTCATCTTAAGGTGTTAATGGGAAAGGTATCTTATTGGCAAGGATTCTCGTTCCTGTTTAAGGGTAGTCATTACAAGAAATTAGAAGAAGGCAGGAGAAACAAGAAAAAGTGGCATGAATATAGCAAATATAATTATGAAAACAACGTAAAGAAATAAAGAAAGACGAACGGCACAAGCGGAGAATATGAACGGAGATACAACAGGGTTCTGAATAAATATAATTTATTTCCCCCTTTTTTATATATAGCATAGGGTGTGCAACCCTAAACCCCGGCAGGTTTACTCCTCCTTTTTTTCCTGCCGGGGCATTTAACTCTGCTTGCTTTGTCTGTAACATAATGTTCAACCCTATGCCTCGGCAGGTTTACTCCTCCTTTTTTTCCTGCCGGGGCATTTAACTCTGCTTGCTTTGTCTGTAACATAATGTTCAACCCTATGCCTCGGCAGGTTTACTCCTCCTTTTTTTCCTGCCGGGGCATTTAACTCTGCTTGCTTTGTCTGTAACATAATGTTCAACCCTATGCCTCGGCAGGTTTACTCCTCCTTTTTTTCCTGCCGGGGCATTTAACTCTGCTTGCTTTGTCTGTAACATAATGTTCAACCCTATGCCTCGGCAGGTTTACTCCTCCTTTTTTTCCTGCCGGGGCATTTAACTCTGCTTGCTTTGTCTGTAACATAATGTTCAACCCTATGCCTCGGCAGGTTTACTCCTCCTTTTTTTCCTGCCGGGGCATTTAACTCTGCTTGCTTTGTCTGTAACATAATGTTCAACCCTATGCCTCGGCAGGTTTACTCCTCCTTTTTTTTCCTGCCGAGGCATGTTTAGCAGAGCTGGTTTTTTGAGCAAGATAATGTTCAACCCTATGCCTCGGCAGGTTTACTCCTCCTTTTTTTTCCTGCCGAGGCATGTTTAGCAGAGCTGGTTTTTTGAGCAAGATAATGTTCAACCCTATGCCTCGGCAGGTTTACTCCTCCTTTTTTTTCCTGCCGAGGCATGTTTAGCAGAGCTGGTTTTTGAGCAAGATAATGTTCAACCCTATGCCTCGGCAGGTTTACTCCTCCTTTTTTTCCTGCCGAGGCATGTTTAGCAGAGCTGGTTTTTTGAGCAAGATAATGTTCAACCCTATGCCTCGGCAGGTTTACTCCTCCTTTTTTTTCCTGCCGAGGCATGTTTAGCAGAGCTGGTTTTTTGAGCAAG from Candidatus Electrothrix communis encodes the following:
- a CDS encoding DUF5666 domain-containing protein, producing the protein MITGLFALAALLTCLFSAGTVEASRGSRGESKIYGIIDSMPNAGLNGTWIISGREVEVTDRTRIKEKHGQAAKGRYVEVEGSWEGNRFIAYELEVERNRENRRDRRDRRS